One window of Triticum dicoccoides isolate Atlit2015 ecotype Zavitan chromosome 5A, WEW_v2.0, whole genome shotgun sequence genomic DNA carries:
- the LOC119297592 gene encoding probable auxin efflux carrier component 5b — translation MIGWGDVYRVAAAMAPLYFALGLGYGSVRWWKLFTPDHCDAVNRLVVYFAFPLFGFDFTARAGSFAAGYRVLAANAVAKLIVVLALAGCAAARRAKAATRRGGGSAPSSYSWCITGFSLAALNNGLLVGVPLLDAMYGKWARDVIVQLSVLQAVVWLPLMLVVFEARQAWLEVTPEPADQGAVAREEGDLQEAPGSDVHRPAAAGDGRKMAATGCAFWAPLLRAVVVKLARNPNVYASLLGVAWSFVANRWHLKMPSIIDGSIAIMSKTCIGMGMFSMGMFIGLQDKFIVCGLGLTALSLVLRFIVAPAATVAGALILGLRGDLLRVTILQAALPQSVATFVFSREYDLHAGVLSTAIIVSTLASLPVLTAYYLVLGLVI, via the exons ATGATAGGGTGGGGGGACGTGTACAGGGTGGCGGCCGCCATGGCGCCGCTCTACTTCGCCCTCGGCCTCGGCTACGGCTCCGTGCGGTGGTGGAAGCTCTTCACCCCGGACCACTGCGACGCCGTCAACCGCCTCGTCGTCTACTTCGCCTTTCCGCTCTTCGGCTTCGACTTCACCGCCCGCGCCGGCTCCTTCGCCGCCGGCTACCGCGTCCTGGCGGCCAACGCCGTCGCCAAGCTCATCGTCGTGCTCGCGCTCGCCGGGTGCGCCGCCGCCCGGCGCGCCAAGGCCGCGACGcgccgcggcggcggcagcgcgcccTCGTCCTACTCCTGGTGCATCACCGGCTTCTCGCTGGCGGCGCTCAACAACGGGCTCCTCGTGGGCGTGCCGCTGCTGGACGCCATGTACGGCAAGTGGGCGCGCGACGTCATCGTGCAGCTCTCGGTGCTGCAGGCCGTCGTCTGGCTCCCGCTGATGCTGGTCGTCTTCGAGGCGAGGCAGGCCTGGCTGGAGGTGACCCCGGAGCCGGCTGATCAAGGCGCCgtcgcgcgcgaagaaggcgacctgCAGGAGGCGCCGGGGAGCGACGTCCACCGGCCAGCAGCAGCCGGAGATGGCCGGAAAATGGCGGCGACGGGGTGCGCGTTCTGGGCGCCGCTTCTGCGAGCGGTCGTGGTGAAGCTCGCCCGCAACCCCAACGTGTACGCCAGCCTCCTTGGGGTCGCGTGGTCTTTCGTGGCAAACAG GTGGCACCTGAAGATGCCAAGCATCATAGATGGCTCCATCGCGATCATGTCAAAGACCTGCATTGGAATGGGAATGTTCAGCATGG GCATGTTCATAGGACTACAAGACAAGTTTATTGTGTGTGGACTAGGCTTGACCGCGTTGAGCTTGGTGTTGAGGTTCATCGTGGCACCGGCCGCCACCGTAGCTGGAGCCCTAATTTTAGGACTCCGTGGTGACCTTCTACGTGTTACTATCTTGCAG GCTGCACTGCCACAGTCAGTCGCAACATTTGTCTTCTCACGAGAGTATGACCTGCATGCTGGTGTACTTAGTACCGC
- the LOC119302198 gene encoding probable inactive purple acid phosphatase 27, with protein MRGGGNLRHASRLLLLAVAVAACWGGGAEGHGVHPLSRIAIHRARVALDASAAVRASPNLLGSRGEDTAWVTVEFKIPRASDGDWIGVFSPSNFNASTCPGSHGSGPGPAICSAPIKYHFANYSSGYNMSGTGALRFQLINQRQDFSFGFFTGGLSNPTLVAVSNRIVFANPKAPVYPRLAVGKTWNEMTVTWTSGYGISEAHPLVEWGMKGSHPVHAPADTVTFGRESLCGEPARSVGWRDPGFIHTAFLKNLSPEKEYYYKIGHTLHGGKVIWGKPKSFRAPPYPGQTSLQRVVIFGDMGKDERDGSNEYQNYQPASLNTTDALIRDLDNTDIVFHIGDISYANGYLSQWDQFTQQVEPITSRVPYMIASGNHERDFPNSGSLYNGTDSGGECGVPAETMYYVPTEKRDNYWYSMDYGMFRFCVADSEHDWREGTKQYRFLDRCLGTVDRAKQPWLVFIAHRVLGYSSGFFYGYDGAFAEPMARQSLEGLWRRHRVDVAFYGHTHQYERTCPVYEERCVPDGHGTVHVVVGGGGSHLSNFTAVAPPWSVYREMDYGFGKLTASDARSLQFEYRRSSDGKVYDSFTLHRD; from the exons ATGAGAGGAGGAGGCAACCTCCGCCACGCCTCGCGCCTGCTCcttctcgccgtcgccgtcgccgcgtgtTGGGGCGGAGGCGCCGAGGGGCACGGCGTGCACCCGCTCTCGCGGATCGCCATCCACCGCGCCCGCGTCGCGCTGGACGCCTCCGCCGCCGTGCGCGCGTCGCCCAACCTCCTCGGCTCGCGG GGCGAAGATACGGCTTGGGTGACCGTAGAATTCAAAATACCACGCGCAAGCGACGGCGACTGGATCGGGGTATTCTCCCCTTCCAATTTCAA CGCGTCCACATGCCCTGGTTCCCATGGGTCGGGCCCTGGCCCTGCGATATGCTCGGCGCCAATAAAG TATCACTTTGCGAATTACTCGTCAGGTTATAACATGTCAGGGACAGGGGCTCTCAGGTTCCAGTTGATCAACCAGCGCCAGGATTTCTCCTTCGGATTCTTCACCGGCGGACTCTCAAAT CCAACGCTGGTCGCGGTGTCCAACAGGATCGTCTTCGCGAACCCGAAAGCCCCGGTTTACCCACGTCTAGCGGTCGGAAAAACATGGAACGAG ATGACTGTCACATGGACAAGCGGCTATGGCATCAGTGAGGCACACCCCTTGGTTGAATGGGGCATGAAAGGGAGCCATCCCGTGCACGCACCAGCTGACACTGTCACCTTTGGTCGTGAGAGCCTCTGTG GAGAGCCTGCTCGTAGTGTTGGTTGGAGGGATCCAGGCTTCATACACACAGCTTTCCTCAAGAATCTATCGCCAGAGAAAGA ATACTACTACAAAATTGGACATACGCTCCACGGTGGAAAAGTTATATGGGGCAAGCCTAAATCTTTCAGAGCACCTCCTTACCCCGGGCAAACATCACTGCAGAGGGTTGTTATTTTTGGCGACATGGGAAAG GACGAGAGGGACGGAAGCAACGAGTACCAGAATTACCAGCCTGCATCACTCAACACCACCGACGCGCTCATCAGGGACCTCGACAACACCGATATCGTGTTCCACATCGGCGACATCTCCTACGCCAACGGCTATCTGTCGCAGTGGGATCAATTCACGCAGCAGGTCGAGCCAATCACCTCTCGAGTACCCTACATGATCGCAAG CGGGAACCACGAGCGAGATTTCCCCAACAGCGGGTCGCTGTACAACGGCACGGACTCCGGCGGGGAGTGCGGCGTGCCGGCCGAGACCATGTACTACGTTCCTACGGAGAAGAGAGACAACTACTG GTACTCCATGGACTACGGGATGTTCCGGTTCTGCGTGGCGGACAGCGAGCACGACTGGCGGGAGGGCACGAAGCAGTACAGGTTTCTCGACCGCTGCCTGGGCACGGTGGACCGGGCGAAGCAGCCGTGGCTGGTCTTCATCGCGCACCGCGTCCTCGGCTACTCCTCGGGCTTCTTCTACGGCTACGACGGGGCGTTCGCGGAGCCCATGGCGCGGCAGAGCCTGGAGGGGCTGTGGCGGCGCCACCGGGTGGACGTCGCCTTCTACGGCCACACCCACCAGTACGAGCGGACGTGCCCCGTCTACGAGGAGAGGTGCGTGCCAGACGGGCACGGCACCGTCCACGTCGTCGTCGGGGGCGGCGGCAGCCACCTGAGCAACTTCACCGCCGTCGCCCCGCCCTGGAGCGTGTACCGGGAGATGGACTACGGGTTCGGCAAGCTCACGGCGTCCGACGCCAGGTCGCTCCAGTTCGAGTACCGGCGGTCCAGCGACGGCAAGGTGTACGACAGCTTCACCCTGCACAGGGACTGA